CGCCTGGGAGATCGGGATGGTGGTGCCGGTCTTCACCTGGTCCCAGGTGGTGCGCGGCAGCGTGATGCCCGCCGCGTCCCAGGCCTTGAGGGTCAGCCCGGAGCAGTCGAACGAGCCGGGCCCGGTCGCGCCCCACACGTACGGCTTGCCTATCTGCTGCCGTGCGAAGGCGATGGCCTGCTCGCCCTGGGCGGCCGTGGTGCCGCCGGGGGTGTCGGTGCCCGTGCCGGGGTCGGTGGTCCCGCCCCCGCCGCCGTCACCGTCGTCGTTGTTTTCTTCTTCCTCGCGCTCGCGCCGCTCGCGCTCCGCGGCCTGCTGCCGGGCGAGTTCCTCGGCCTTGCGGCGGGCCTCGTCCTCTTTCCTCTTCTCGATCGCCGCGAGCCGGGCCTTCTCCTCGGCCGTCAGCTTCGACAGCAGCTCGCGGGCCTCGGTCAGCTTGGACTGCACGTTCTGCTTGGAGGTCTTGAGCGAGTCCTGGGTGCCGGTCAGCGTCTCCAGGCTGCGGGCCGCCTCGGCCCGCTTGCGCGAGGTGGCGAGCTGCTGCGCCTGGAAGTCGTCGACCGCCTGCTTCTGCCGTCCGGTGAGCCGGTGCATGAGCTGCTTCTGCTCGGTGTACTCGCCCGGGTCGTCGGCGAGGAGCAGATTGGCGGTGTCCGAGAGGCCGCCCGTGCGGTACTGGGCGGCGGCGTACGAACCCAGCTCGCGCCGTGCGTCGTTGAGCTTGTCGGTGCGCTTGGCCACGTCGTCCAGAAGGGTGTCGACCTTCTTGCGCTGCGAGGTCGCGCGTTCCTTGGCGGCGTTGTACTTCTGCGTGGCGACACCCGCCTCGCGGTACAGGTCGTCGACCTTCTTCTTGACCTCTTCGATGCTGGGCCGCGGCTTCTCGGGCGCGGCGGTCGCGCTCTGCGAGAGCAGGGCGACCGAGGTGAGCGCGGCGGTGGTCAGGCCGAGGGCGGGACCGGAGGGCGCCAGGCGGGCCGGGCGCGGCTTGCGGTGTGACGCCACGGAGGGCGACTCCTTCCGTTCGGCCGCCTACCGGGTTAGCTGTCGGGTTCGGGCTGGGAAGGTCTGCCCTACGGCTCCGCGCCGTGAACGCGGTGCCGATTCACCCCAAGGGATCCTGGTGGGTCCCCGGCTCCGGCTGCCCCGTGGGCGCACCGGACTCGGCGGGAGCGGCCCGTCCCGGCGAGATCTTCCCCGGTGGTGGCGGACTGCCCGACCGGCACGCTAGCCAACTCGTGGAACGCCTGTGAAGGTTGGTGTTCGAATTGCCCGATACATTTTCGTGACTTTCGCGCTGCGTGAGAGCACGTAAGCGGAGCGCTCCGTACCGGGCGCGCGGGAGTGGCCTGGGCCGAACCCGGGGCGGGCTGTCAGTGGGGCCGCCTAGACTCGGGAGGCGATGAGCAGCCTCTTTGACGAAAGCTTCCTGGCGGATCTGCGTGCCCCGCGCGAGGAAGCGCCCCCGCCACCCGAGGATGAGGGCCCGGAAGAAGTACCCGACGACTTGTTCGGAGGGAAATTCGACGTGCCGCCACCCCGCGACGCCCACTACCGCGACGGCGCCCCGCGCCCCGTGGTGGATCCCGCTGCCCTGGTGGAGGGACTGAACGAGGAACAGCGCGCCGCCGTCGTGCACAGCGGCTCGCCCCTGCTCATCGTGGCCGGCGCGGGCTCCGGCAAGACCCGGGTGCTCACCCACCGCATCGCGTATCTGTTGGCCGAGCGCGGCGCGCACCCCGGCCAGATCCTCGCCATCACCTTCACCAACAAGGCCGCGGGCGAGATGAAGGAGCGCGTGGAGCAGCTCGTCGGGCCGCGTGCGAACGCCATGTGGGTCTCCACCTTCCACAGCGCCTGCGTCCGCATCCTG
This is a stretch of genomic DNA from Streptomyces sp. NA04227. It encodes these proteins:
- a CDS encoding C40 family peptidase, which codes for MASHRKPRPARLAPSGPALGLTTAALTSVALLSQSATAAPEKPRPSIEEVKKKVDDLYREAGVATQKYNAAKERATSQRKKVDTLLDDVAKRTDKLNDARRELGSYAAAQYRTGGLSDTANLLLADDPGEYTEQKQLMHRLTGRQKQAVDDFQAQQLATSRKRAEAARSLETLTGTQDSLKTSKQNVQSKLTEARELLSKLTAEEKARLAAIEKRKEDEARRKAEELARQQAAERERREREEEENNDDGDGGGGGTTDPGTGTDTPGGTTAAQGEQAIAFARQQIGKPYVWGATGPGSFDCSGLTLKAWDAAGITLPRTTWDQVKTGTTIPISQARAGDLVFFYDDISHVGLYLGDGKMVHAPKPGTNVREESVYYMPIHSVVRPG